In Caloramator sp. E03, the sequence TTATCAATATGAATATAGCAAATATTATTTAGTCTGATATAGATATAAAATAAAACAATATAGAAAAAATAAGACAATTTCACAATTTATGTTGATTGATTTATGAATATCCATTTTCAAAAGTTTATATATCATATTTTAAATTTAAATACTATTTTGACCGAATTTTATTTGTAAATATAATAATTTTTTAATGCACAAGTATAGCAAAGTTTTTTATAAGAAGATAATCCATAATTAATAATTAAAAATTATCTGATCGATTTGAGATATAGTTGTATCTTATAACAAAAATTTTCTAAAAATTAAAAATTTAATATTTTTAAATTAAGGGGGATTAATGTTATGGTAACTGGTCCGATGTTGATGATAATTTTTTTAATAGCAATAGCTTTTGTTTTGATTTCTATAATTAAGTTTCGTTTAAATCCTTTTATTGCATTGCTTGTTACTTCAATTTTAACTGCATTTATGGTAAGAATGCCTTTAGATAAAATAAGTTCTGCAGTAACGACTGGTTTTGGAAATACGCTTGCAGGCATAGGCATTGTTATTGGACTTGGGATTATTTTAGGTCAAATTTTAGCAGAAGCGGGTGCTACTGAACAAATAGCTAACAGTTTATTAAAAGTTGTAGGAATAAAAAATTCTCCTCTTGCTTTAAATATAACAGGATATTTAGTATCTATTCCTGTTTTCTTTGATGCAGCATTTGTAATACTCATGTCATTGGCAAAGGAATTATCAAGAAAAACAAAAAAACCTATTATAACATTTGTAACAAGTTTGGCTGTTGGATTGATAGTTACACATGCTATGGTAATACCTACGCCTGGACCATTGGCTGTAGCAAATAATATGAAGATAAACTTAGGAATATTTGTATTATATGCAATTATCGTATCACTACCAGCATCATTAATTGGAGGCTGGTTATATGGTTTATTTTTAGGTAAAAAATATGATTACAAAGAAATAGCAAGTAATACTGTTGATGAATCAGCTGCAACATCAGAATTTGTAAGAGATAAAAATAAGCCTATGCCTTCAGGTGGTCTTTCTTTGTTTGTTCTTTTGTTACCAATATTATTAATACTTTTAGGAACGATTATGAACATTTTACTTCCTAAGGGATCAAAGGCTGCAGTAATTTTTAATTTTGTTGGAGATAAAAATATTGCTCTTTTGATTGGTGTATTCGTTGCAATATTGAAGTTAGGTAAATATTTAGATCAACCAATAAATAAGATAATAATAAAAGCTGCAGAATCAGCCGGTATGATTCTTTTAATTACAGGAGCAGGTGGTTCTCTTGGCAACATTATAAATAGCAGTGGAATAGGTAAATATCTTGTTGATACATTATCAAAATGGAATATATCAATTATTATATTGGGATTTATTTTAAGCCAAATCTTAAGAGCGGCTCAAGGTTCCACAACAGTTGCATTAGTTACAACATCCTCAATATTAGGTCCTGTAGTTATGCAAATGGGAGTGTCACCTGTGCTTGTTGCTATTTCTATTTGTGCAGGTGGCATAGGATTATCATTACCTAATGATTCAGGATTCTGGGTTGTACAGCGTTTTTCAACCTTGAGAGAATCAGATACTATTAAGGCATGGACTATAGGTGGTACAATAGCTGGATTAACAGCTCTTATCTTTACTTTAATATTAAGCATGTTTTCAGGAATATTGCCAGGAATATAATAAAATTTTTTTCATTTTTCTTTTAAGTAAAAATTATAATCTTGGTAAATTGCTGGAGGAATAAAAAATGAACTGTGTAATTACAATTGATGTTGGTACTTCGAGTTTGAAATCTACAGTATATACCTTATCAGGCAAGAGCTTATATGGTTCTGCTAGTGAGTACCAACCTGTTTTTTTAAAGAACAATTATGCTGAACAGAGTCCAGAAACATGGAAAAATGCATTAATCCAAACTTTGAATGATATTTCAAAATATGTAAGCAACAATAGTATTGATATAATAGCAATATCAGTTACATCACAGAGAGCATCGATAATTCCTGTTGATAAACATGGAAATTACCTTCATAATGCAATTATGTGGCAGGATAAGAGAACAACGCAGGAGTGTAAAAAAATAAGTAAATTTATAGATATAAATACTATATATAGAAAAACTGGTTTGAGGATAGACCCATATTTTTCAGCACCTAAAATGCTTTGGCTCAAGGAAAATTGTTCTGAAATTTATAATAAAAGTTATAAAATTTTAGGCGTTCAGGATTTTATTATATATCTTCTGACCAATAAGTTTATCACAGATTGGACGCAAGCCTCAAGAACAATGTTAATGGATATAAACAATTTTAAATGGGATAGAGATATTCTTGATATTTTGGAAATAAATGAAGAAATTTTACCGGAATTATGTCCTCCAGCCTCTATTGCTGGGAAACTAACAGACCAAATAGCAAACACAGTTGGACTAAAAGGTGGTATACCTGTCATTATTGCGGGTGGTGACCAGCAATGTGCAGCCGTAGCTTTGAATATTTTGCAGGAGGGATATGCTGAAGCTAATACAGGAACAGGTTCTTTTGTAATAGCATATTCAGATAAACCAGTATTTGATATTAAAAACAGAACATTATGTAGTGCAGCTGCTATTCCAGGAAAATGGGTGGTGGAAGCGGGGATACTTACAACAGGAACTATTTATAGGTGGCTTAAAGAACAGTTTTATCCAGATAGTATAGATGGCGAAAATAAGTATGAATTGCTAAATAAAGAAGCATCTATATCAACTACTGGAGCTAATGGAGTTATAATGATTCCGCATTTTCAAGGAAGTGCAGCTCCTTATTGGAACCCAGATGCAAAAGGGATGTTTTTTAATCTTACTTTAGGAACAAAAAGAAGCGATATAGCAAGATCAGTTTTGGAGGGAATTGCTCTTGAGATAGCTGAAAATGTATTTCTAATAGAAGAAAATATAGGCAATATCAATACTATAAGTGTTGCAGGTGGAATGACAAGGTTTGATTTATTTAATCAAATCCAGGCAGATGTTTTTAATAAACCTGTAATAAAATATGAAAATAGTGAGGCATCTTCACTTGGAGCATTGATTAGTACCTCTGTAACATTAGGTTACTATGAAAATTATAAAATTGCATTTAAAAATATAATAAATGATAATCCTACATTATATGATCCGTGTGATAAAAATGCAGAGATATATAAAATAATAATAAATAGGAAAAATAAGTTATATAATGCATTAAATGAAAATGATATATATAGTTTATTTAAATATGGAATATAATCTAAGTATCTTTATCAGTTGGCAGGTATTTGTTTAGAATACTTGCCTTTTCTTTATTGCAAGATACAAAAATATATTTTTGTAAAATAAAGCAGCATATTTTTAAATTTATAAAAAATTTTATTTTAATTAGGAGGATTTTTTTAATATTCATAGAAAAATATAACATAAAAGTAAAATAATCAAAGAATACAGAGGTGGTAAATTGAGGGCTGATATAAATATAAAGTTAGAAACTCCATTGGAGCTTCCTATACACTACAATCACATTATACAGGCGGTTGTTTTAAGGTGGCTTTCTGATGATAACTACAGTAAATTCATACATGATACGGGATATAAATACAAAAAAAGGCAGTATAAAATGTATACCTTTTCAAAAATCTATGGAAAATTTTCCATAGATTATAATAAAAAGACCATAACATATTTTGATAATATAATGCTTTCTATTTCATCATTAGAAAATGAATTCATGAAGTATATTATAAACACTGCAATTATTAATGATGTTGTTATAGGTAAAACGAGGGGACAAGTTGAGAACATAACTTTTAAATCTTTGGATTTAATAAATAAAGGAAGGATAAGAACAAAATCCCCAATAGTTGTTTATAGTACCTTTTTATTGGAGGATAAAAAGAAAACCTATTATTATAATCCAAAAGAGGATGAATTTGAAAGCATAATTAGAAACAACCTTATAAAAAAGTATATTGCCTATTATGAAAGAGACCTACAGAATAAGGAATTTAAAATACATCCATTAGGCAATTTAAAAGAGAGCATTGTAATTTATAAAGGTACTGTTATTAAAGGATGGAACGGAGAATTCGAAATTGAAGGTTCTCCAGAGCTTATAAAAATAGCCTATGACACAGGCCTTGGTTCTAAAAATTCTCAAGGATTTGGATGTTTTGAATTCGTTGGGAGGTGCTAATTTGATAGAGGGAATTGTACAAATAGGTAGGGCCTTAACAAAGGAAGGGAACCTCCTTGATACATTAATTAGAGAAGTTCCTGTAAAAGACAAAAAAGACAAACCACTTTTAATAATGAAGCTTAATTTTAAAAAAGACAGCCTTGATATTGATATTAAAGAAGAAATGGATAATGAAAGTGTAAAAAAATACATCCATGTAGGTTCTGCTGATGTTCCAACGTCTCCCCAGTGGTTTGCAACTTCAAAGAATATAAATTATTTTTTAACTGAAACCTTATATAATCTTACAAACATAGATTTTGGGGATAATCTTAATAAAAAGATAAAATACGTATTTGATAACTTTTATATTAAAATTGATGAAAACATAAAAAGCGTAAAATATCAATATGCCCTTGATATGGAAAGATATTTAGACAAAGAGCTTGATGTTAAAAATATTTATTTAAATATGAAAGGCCAAGGGAAAAATGATAAGGAAATAACAAAGGAGCTTTCTAAAGCCTTTGAAGTATATATTAAAGAAAAATATGATATAAAGCTTAGTGAAGTTGGCCTTTTTACTATTTTAATTGATGGTATTCCTCTTTCCAGCTTTAAAGAATATCAAGAAAAAGTTCTTGAAGCAAAAAAAGCAGGTGGACAGGAAGAAGATAATAATCTTTTATGCTTTATATGCGGCTCTAAAAACAACGTTACTTCAGATGTAGCTAAAATGAAGATAAAGTACTATACAACAAACCAGATAATATTTGCAAGTGAAATAGATGCCAAAAACTATTATAAAAATATGGCATTATGTCAGGACTGTTTAAACTCAATAATAGCTTCAGAAGTATATATGGACAACAATTTAAAAACCAAAATCGGAGATTTAACAGCTTATATAATCCCACATTTTATATATGGAGAACCTTTAGATAAGGAGGAACTTGATTTTATAGTAAAAAAAATAAACAAATCCTTAAACATAGCTAAAAACCTTAAGGCAATAGAGAGCTTTGAATATGATATGCTAAATTTTCTTGAGCTTAAAGAAGAAAGAACTTATTATGTTCTAAATTTTATGTTTGTGAAACAGTCAAATCAATCAACTAAAATACAAAGGTTTATAAAGGATGTTCCTCCCAATATATTTGAAAAGATAGCTAAGGCTTCAAAATATTCTTATGATGTAATGAAAAAATCATTTTATAAATACAATAGCCGCATAGATCTTTTAAATATATATTACACGATACCAATAAAGGTTAAAAAAGGAGAAGTTGTAGAGTACAGAGACATATTATCCCTATATGATAGCATATTTACCCAAAGACCTGTGGATAAACTTCATATAATAGATAAGTTTATTGATGGAGTTAATGTTATTCGGCTAAACAAAGAGGGCTACAACTTAAAGACAGAGGAGATATGCTATTATATTTTAAAATCCAATATGATGATAAAATTCTTAGAAAAACTTAAATGTTTAAAGGAGGGAAAGGCTTTGGATACATCTTGCTTAAACGTAAAAGAAGAAATAAAGCAGTATATAAAGGATATGGGATATGATGAGCAGCAGACTGCAATGTTCCTTCTTGGAATTTTGATAGGGGAGATAGGTAACAGCCAGTATAAAAGATATGATGGCAACAAGCCAATACTTAATAAGTTAAACTTTAATGGTATAGACAAATCAAAAATTATAAGGCTTTCAAATGAAGTTTACACAAAGCTTGAGCAGGAAAAGATAAGAAACTTCAATGAAGTTTTGTATTCTGACTTTAAAAAGCTTCTTGATTCCAACATGAATAAATGGATGCTAAATAAAAATGAAAATTTATATTATATATTATCAGGCTATTCTTATGCTACTGCAAAACCAATGTTAAAGGAGGTTAATGAAAATGAATAACAGCGAAATACTTTTTATTTATGATTCAAAGCTTTCAAATCCTAATGGTGATCCTGATGAGGAAAACAGACCTCGTATGGATTATGAGAGGGATATTAATCTTGTTTCAGATTTAAGACTTAAAAGATTTATAAGGGATTATATATGCGATAAAGGATACGACATATTCGTAAGAAAATTAGATGATAAATCTGTTACAGCTGAAAAGAGAATGGAGAGCTTTAAAAATTCAAGTGAAGATGAAATATTAGAAAGTCTTGTTGATGTAAGGCTCTTTGGTGCAACAATGCCAATTAAAGGAGATAATAAAACCTTTATAGGACCTGTACAGTTTAATTGGGGATATTCTTTAAACAGGGTTGAACTTTTAGAAGCAAGCATAACCTCCCACTTTAAAACAAATGAAAAGGCTCAGCAGGGTACAATAGGAAAGGATTATAGAGTAAAATATTCCCTTATAGCTTTTT encodes:
- a CDS encoding FGGY-family carbohydrate kinase, translated to MNCVITIDVGTSSLKSTVYTLSGKSLYGSASEYQPVFLKNNYAEQSPETWKNALIQTLNDISKYVSNNSIDIIAISVTSQRASIIPVDKHGNYLHNAIMWQDKRTTQECKKISKFIDINTIYRKTGLRIDPYFSAPKMLWLKENCSEIYNKSYKILGVQDFIIYLLTNKFITDWTQASRTMLMDINNFKWDRDILDILEINEEILPELCPPASIAGKLTDQIANTVGLKGGIPVIIAGGDQQCAAVALNILQEGYAEANTGTGSFVIAYSDKPVFDIKNRTLCSAAAIPGKWVVEAGILTTGTIYRWLKEQFYPDSIDGENKYELLNKEASISTTGANGVIMIPHFQGSAAPYWNPDAKGMFFNLTLGTKRSDIARSVLEGIALEIAENVFLIEENIGNINTISVAGGMTRFDLFNQIQADVFNKPVIKYENSEASSLGALISTSVTLGYYENYKIAFKNIINDNPTLYDPCDKNAEIYKIIINRKNKLYNALNENDIYSLFKYGI
- a CDS encoding TIGR02556 family CRISPR-associated protein, encoding MIEGIVQIGRALTKEGNLLDTLIREVPVKDKKDKPLLIMKLNFKKDSLDIDIKEEMDNESVKKYIHVGSADVPTSPQWFATSKNINYFLTETLYNLTNIDFGDNLNKKIKYVFDNFYIKIDENIKSVKYQYALDMERYLDKELDVKNIYLNMKGQGKNDKEITKELSKAFEVYIKEKYDIKLSEVGLFTILIDGIPLSSFKEYQEKVLEAKKAGGQEEDNNLLCFICGSKNNVTSDVAKMKIKYYTTNQIIFASEIDAKNYYKNMALCQDCLNSIIASEVYMDNNLKTKIGDLTAYIIPHFIYGEPLDKEELDFIVKKINKSLNIAKNLKAIESFEYDMLNFLELKEERTYYVLNFMFVKQSNQSTKIQRFIKDVPPNIFEKIAKASKYSYDVMKKSFYKYNSRIDLLNIYYTIPIKVKKGEVVEYRDILSLYDSIFTQRPVDKLHIIDKFIDGVNVIRLNKEGYNLKTEEICYYILKSNMMIKFLEKLKCLKEGKALDTSCLNVKEEIKQYIKDMGYDEQQTAMFLLGILIGEIGNSQYKRYDGNKPILNKLNFNGIDKSKIIRLSNEVYTKLEQEKIRNFNEVLYSDFKKLLDSNMNKWMLNKNENLYYILSGYSYATAKPMLKEVNENE
- the cas6 gene encoding CRISPR-associated endoribonuclease Cas6, encoding MRADINIKLETPLELPIHYNHIIQAVVLRWLSDDNYSKFIHDTGYKYKKRQYKMYTFSKIYGKFSIDYNKKTITYFDNIMLSISSLENEFMKYIINTAIINDVVIGKTRGQVENITFKSLDLINKGRIRTKSPIVVYSTFLLEDKKKTYYYNPKEDEFESIIRNNLIKKYIAYYERDLQNKEFKIHPLGNLKESIVIYKGTVIKGWNGEFEIEGSPELIKIAYDTGLGSKNSQGFGCFEFVGRC
- the cas7b gene encoding type I-B CRISPR-associated protein Cas7/Csh2, with the protein product MNNSEILFIYDSKLSNPNGDPDEENRPRMDYERDINLVSDLRLKRFIRDYICDKGYDIFVRKLDDKSVTAEKRMESFKNSSEDEILESLVDVRLFGATMPIKGDNKTFIGPVQFNWGYSLNRVELLEASITSHFKTNEKAQQGTIGKDYRVKYSLIAFSGVISGKRALKTKLKESDVDLLDKALRYSIQNHATRSKIGEYPRLYIRTVYKDDETILGDFRDYIKLNEKIENVRDIKEISLDITSLYNHLKLNSEKIDKIVYFSDDSLELVLNGNTTTLLEALKEFNLCEVR
- a CDS encoding GntP family permease is translated as MVTGPMLMIIFLIAIAFVLISIIKFRLNPFIALLVTSILTAFMVRMPLDKISSAVTTGFGNTLAGIGIVIGLGIILGQILAEAGATEQIANSLLKVVGIKNSPLALNITGYLVSIPVFFDAAFVILMSLAKELSRKTKKPIITFVTSLAVGLIVTHAMVIPTPGPLAVANNMKINLGIFVLYAIIVSLPASLIGGWLYGLFLGKKYDYKEIASNTVDESAATSEFVRDKNKPMPSGGLSLFVLLLPILLILLGTIMNILLPKGSKAAVIFNFVGDKNIALLIGVFVAILKLGKYLDQPINKIIIKAAESAGMILLITGAGGSLGNIINSSGIGKYLVDTLSKWNISIIILGFILSQILRAAQGSTTVALVTTSSILGPVVMQMGVSPVLVAISICAGGIGLSLPNDSGFWVVQRFSTLRESDTIKAWTIGGTIAGLTALIFTLILSMFSGILPGI